The genomic segment GCGGACAGGCCAAGTCGCCGGAAGAAACGATCACCCTCTATAATGGCGAAGGTCTGACGGGTGTGCCGGTCACCATCAGCAAGGATGAGGCCAACCTGCAGGGCGTGGAAGCCAGTGAAGGGTTCGACGGGACCGCGAACGATTATGCCTATTCCCTGAAGGCAGTCGGCCGGTGGCAGGTCTGTATGGATGCGGGCTACACGACGGATTGCATGGAAGTTGACGGAGACGTCTCCAATCTTGGCGAACGTGGCGGCTCGATCAGCTCGGTCCGCTATGTCGGCCCGTCAAATGCCGTGGCCACCGCCAGCGATGAACCGAAGACCAAGGGCAAGAACAAGCAGACCAAACCTGCCAAGCCCGCAAAGACTGAAACGAGCGTTGCAGCCGCGCCCGCCGCGCCGGAATGGCAGCCGATGTTCAATACCGACCTCTACGGATCGGACTATCACTCGATCAATTACAGCCGTCCCGGCAGCAATTGGCAGATGTGTAAAGCTTCTTGCGATGGCGACCGCCAGTGCCGCGCATGGACCTATGTCCAGCCGGGCCGCACGGAGTTCGGGGAATGCTTCCTGAAGAATGAAGTGCCTGAAATGTCTGAATCCGACTGCTGCGTTTCCGGTGTGAAGGGCGCCCCTTCCTCCACCGCAATGCGCGGCGGCGAATTCGGCAACGGAGCCGTGCGGCGCATCGGCGAACGTTCAGCCAATGCTCTTGAGGACGAAGTGGGCCGCGCAGCCGAAAACGCGGTTCGCCGCGGCGTCGGCGGGCTGTTCGACAATTAGGCCTGCATTCCCATTCACCCACCCGGTTCGAGGATAGTACCCATGAAGAAGATCGCCCTCCTGTGTTCCCCCCTGCTGCTTGCTGCCTGCGGTGGAGGATCGGAAGAAAGCTCAACCGGCGCGCCCGACGCGACTTCCTCCGTTGCAGTGGCTGCAGAAAGCGTGCAGCCCACGATCACCACCCGCGAAGGCGCGGAACAGGCGTACAAATGCCGTGGGCTGACTTCCGCTGCGGCCGCAGCCAAGATCGCGCTTCCAGCCGACCAGGTACCCGCCGAACTCTCCGCGCTTTCCACCGGCGTTTCCAGCTATTGGAACAAGCAACTCGGAGCCATTGCCCCGGGCGTGCTGTCCGTCGACGAGGAAGCCAGCCTCATGGCATCCTCAACCCGCGTCCTGGCCACCCGTCAGGCTCTGGAAGAGGAAAAGGACGCCATCCTCGAGTGCATCGCGGCCATGCCAAAGGCCTGATCCAGCCATCGCGCCACCTGCTCTGAAGGAGCCTGCCACAGCTTAATTCCCTTGGCCGGAGCTAATCCGGCAGCCCCTGCCAGCACCGAACCTGCCCATAAGGCCACCGGGTCTTGCGTGGGCGCGGTCTTATGCGCACAATCGGCGCAGAGCGGAACGTGCTGTAGACGCTGGGCTTTCTTGGGGAATCGATGTCCGATCTGGGGCAAAAGCCGGCTGAGAACGTGGATTTCGACCTTATCGCGACATCCTACCGTTCGTTGACGGAGCCGGCTGCATTCGACGAAATGATTGCGGCGTGGAACCGCAAGCTGGCGGCTGTGGAAGACGAGGCCGACTGGAATGAGCAGCGATTGGGGCAAGACCTGTTCGGCCACCTCTCCCGCCTCGGATCGCTGGCCGAGAATACCGCCGCCGTCGCGGAAGACCCCATCCGCCAGACCGTGGAAGCCACGGAAGTCGCCACCATGGTGCAAACTCCAGAGGGGCGCGTGGTGGCGATCAACGATGCGGGCATGGCTCTGTTCGGGCCTCTGGCAGGATCGATCGACCCGCTCGACTGGCTCGATGCCACATCTACCGCCGATCTTGCGGCCCTGCGCCGCTCTGCCGCGGAGAACGGCAACCGCCAGCGTGCCATCCTGCGCCATGCCGAGATGGACGGATCGACTGACCAGCTGGTCGAGGCGCAGGTGCTGAAAGTGCCCGGTTCCGATACCGGCTTCGTCACCATCCGTTCACTCGCCCTGCCATGGTCGCCCGGCGTCGGCGAAGCCCTGGCAGAAGCCTTTGCCCTGACCGAGGCTGAGCTGGATGTGCTGCGCCTGTTCTATCTCTCGCGCGATCTCGACGATGTTTCGCTGGCCCGCGGCGTCTCCATCAAGACCGTTCGGACCCAGTTCAAGACCATCCTGATGAAGACGCAGGCGCGCAGCCAGACCAATCTGCTCCACTTGGTTGCCATGCTCTGTGCGCGTGTCGCAGCCGATCGGAGCGGGACGGAAATGGGCTGGAGCGATCCTTTCGGTTCGGAACAGATATTCACCCGTCCGGGCGGCAAGAAGCTGGCCTACAGCACCATCGGCCCGGCCCATGCCCGGCCGGTGCTGTGGGTGCATGGCCCCGGCTTCAACGGCATCCCACCGCAAAGCCTGATCGACAGGATCATCACCGCCGGTGGCCGCCTGATCCTGCCCTGCCGCCCTGCCTATGGAAACAGCGAGCGCGATCATGCGCAGGGCATAGAAGAGGATCAGGCATCCGCTCTGGCAGAACTGGCCGAGGAACTGGGTCTGCAAGCCTGCCTGGCCGTGGGCACTACCTGCAGCGCGCAGGCCCTCCATCTCGCGCGGGACAAAGTCCCCCACCGGATAGGCACTGTTGTGGCCATCAGCTTCAGCTGGAAAGCCAGCAGCGAGGAAGTCCGACGTCTGCCAGCAGTCCACCGCACGGTCTACAGCCTTGCCCAACGTGCCCCGTCTATCCTGCGATCGATCTGTTCGGTTGCCCTGCGGATCATCCGCCGTGTCGGGCCTGACTGGTACGTGCAGCGCGCCCACAGCTATTCGCAGGCCAACCGTGCCTGCCTGCGCAATCCGGAAACCCAGGCCCTGCTGCGCAGCGATTGCCGCATGATGCTGGCACAGGGGACAGAAGGCTTCATTTCCGACCTGCTGCTGGCCTATGCTGATACGTCCGGTGCCTTGACGCGCTCAACCTCGCCCACTGTCTGGCTGATGGGAGAGTTGGACCAGCACCTGCACCTTGAGGAGGCCCGGCTGTTCTGCACGCGTTATCCGGGGATTTCACTGAAAGTCCTGCCCGGATGCAGCGAACTGATGGTCTATCAACGTCCCGAACTGGTTGCGGACGCTATCGTCGAGGCTTTGTGCATGCGGGCCTGAACGCCTGGCGCTTTTATTCGGGATCTGCCCCGACAGGCTCTTCCGGCCGTTCGGATCGCTTTCCCCTCCTGGCGGAAAGCACCAGCGCCAGAATGAGCGCCGCGATAACCGCCAGTGCAACGGCTGCGTAATGCCAATCGCTCCACACCCCCAGCCCCGCTAGCTGCTCGATGAACACGCGCTGGCCAAGCACGAAGATCATAATCTGCAAGATTATGAAATACTTGGCGAATTTCCTGAACTTTTCCAACGCAGGCCTTTCATCATGCGATTGGGGCAGTCAATGCGGCTCGAATTGCGGTTCCTTCCGGTCTTCGAGAAAATCTTCCATGAATTTGAGGTTGTTGCGCAGCCGCTCGTCCTCCGGGGCATAAGCCAGCGCGGCGCGTGCATGCCTGGTCGCCACCTCGTGCAGGCCGATGTTCCATGCCCCCAGGGCCGCCAGATCGTCAGGCGTAGCGCCATAGCAGCGCGGATCGCGCACATGGCGATCCGGCGGGGGCGAGAGTGAAAGGCCTTTCACGGCCGCAGCGTAACAGTTGGGCCAGTCCTCCAGCTTGTAATAGGCTTCGGCCAGCGCGATCCACGGTTCGCGGACAGTGGGCAGTTCGGCAACCGCCTTGTGATACCAGGGCAGCGGATCGCGCCCCAGCCCATCCAGACACTTGCCGATGAAGATCATGCTGGCCACGCGTTCCGAGGTGAAATGGCCATTCATGTCCAGATAGCGCTGGAACTCGGCAATCGCCTCTTCATAGCGGCGATTGTAGAAATATTCGCGCGCCAGATAATGGGCCATGCGCGGCTCGTGCGGCTCGGCCTTCACGGCGCGCTCCAGCATGCCGAGATAGGCACCCCGGCTCTTTTCCAGATCCGGATAGTGGTCCACCTGCAGCCCTTCGACCACGACGAACTTGTCCTCCACCCCGTCGGGATAGAGCGCCTCGTGGCAAATATGGCGCCAGAAATAACCGTTGCGGGAATGGATACGGGCATTGAGGAACTGCACACCCGGCGAACCGTCCGCCTGATGGCTGTAAACCAGCAAATACTGCCCGCGCGTAGTGCCTTCCACCCAGGCCGCTTCCAGCTTCTCTCGCCAGCCTCCCGACAGCACTTCGTCAATATCGAGCGCGAAGCAGACGTCGGCATCTTCGGGCACCAGTGCCAGCGCTGCGTTGCGCGCATGATCGAACCGCCAGGGCTGCACCTTGATCTGGTGAACCTGCGCACCGCGCGCGCGGAACATATCCTGCGTCCCGTCGGTAGAGCCGGTATCGGCGATGACGACATAGTCCGCCCCTGCACAGGCATCCATGAACCGGTCCACGAATTTGGCTTCGTTCAGGCAGATACCGTAGATCGCTATCTTCATGGTCTTCCGTTCGCCGCTATCTCTACGCAGAGAGTGAGGGGGACTTTTCCCTGTAGAAGGCAAGGTTGCTCGCCAGCCGGTCATCGTCGGGCGACATTTCGCAGGCCTGCATGCCCAGGCTCACCGCCTCATCATAAAGGCCAATGTGATAGGCGCCCAGTGCCGCCGTATCGTAAAGCCGATGGCCCCAGACTTCGGGGCGGTCGATATAGGTGTTGGTGCGCCGGGCTACCGCCAGGCCAGACTTGGCCGCGAAATAGCAGGTATTCCAATCCTTCAGATCATAGGCGAAAGCCGCGAGATCGGCCCATGGCTCACGTGACCATGCCGCTTCGCCCACCGCGCGGATATACCATTGCCGCGCATCCTCGTCCTTACCCTGCACGTGATACGCCTTGCCCAGCAGACGCATGGCCCAGCAGCGTTCGAGAACCCAGGTTTCCGGCATGGCCAGATATTCCTGCAGCGCTTCGACTGCTTCGTCCCACTGTGCGTGATACGTGAATTCGCGCGCCAGATAGAAGGCCGTGCGCGTACAGGCAGGGTCTTCCGCCCGGGCGAGGCGCAGCAGATCGAGATACTGCCCGCGCGGCTTTGTCGGATCGGGCAGATGAGTAATCAGCGTCATGTCGGAGACGCAGAATACCTCCTGCATGCGCCGGTCCGGCTCCAGCACTTCGTGGCATGGGTGCCGCCAGTGATAGCCTTGCCGTTTGTGAACCTTGTTCGCCTGATAGCGAACGCCCAGGCTCCAATCGAATTGATAGCGCATGCGCGTGGCATCGGCGGTCCAGGTCTTCTCGATTTCGTCCCGCCAGCCCGGCATCATGACCTCATCGAGATCGAGCGCGATGCAGATGTCCGCATCCGCCGGAACCAATGCCAGCGCCGCGTTGCGCGCATGGTCGAACCGCCAGGGGGCGATGCATATTCGATAGACGCTGGCGCCCTGTTCCTCCGCGAGCCTGACGGTATCGTCATCGCTGCCCGTGTCGGCGATCACGATATAATCGGCATCTGCCGCAGATTGGCAGAAGCGCTCTACGAAGCCCTCTTCATTCTTCGAAATTGCGTAGACGGCAATCTTCATCGGACCACGCTGCTACTGATGTTTTCGCCGGTCAGGTTCATGCGCGATGCAGGCAAATGTCAAATCGCCCTCCAGCACCGTCCCCGGAATTCGCGATTGTCCCCGACCCAAAGCGATAAACGTTACTGGCGGCCGATCCGAGAACCAGCCGCCAGCAACTAACACACTATGTCCGACGTCACGGGCCTACCGGACCAGTGGGACCAGTCGGGCCGGTATCACCAGTCGGACCTGTCGGGCCGGTATCACCGGTCGGACCAGTCGGCCCGGTCTCGCCCGTCGGGCCGGTGGGACCAGTGTCACCCGTCGGGCCCGTCACCCCGGTATCACCAGTCGGGCCAGTCGGGCCCGTCACGCCGGTGTCGCCAGTCGGGCCGGTCGGACCCGTCACCCCGGTGTCACCAGTCGGACCGGTCGGACCTGTCACGCCGGTGTCGCCAGTCGGACCGGTCGGACCCGTCACCCCGGTGTCACCAGTCGGACCGGTCGGACCTGTCACGCCGGTGTCGCCAGTCGGACCGGTCGGGCCCGTCATGCCGGTGTCGCCAGTCGGACCGGTCGGGCCCGTCATGCCGGTATCACCAGTCGAGCCGGTCGGACCCGTCATGCCGGTATCGCCAGTCGGGCCAGTCGGACCCGTCATGCCAGTATCGCCAGTCGGACCGGTCGGACCCGTCACCCCGGTGTCGCCAGTCGGGCCGGTCGGACCCGTCACGCCGGTGTCACCAGTCGGGCCAGTCGGACCTGTCATGCCAGTATCGCCAGTCGGGCCAGTCGGGCCAGTCGGACCTGTCATGCCAGTATCGCCAGTCGGGCCGGTCGGGCCGGTCGGGCCGGTCGGACCTGTCACGCCGGTATCACCAGTCGGGCCGGTCGGACCTGTGTCGCCAGTTGCACCCGTGGGTCCGGTCGCGCCAGTCGGGCCTGTTGCGCCCGTATCACCAGTCGCGCCCGTCGGGCCCGTTGCGCCCGTATCACCGGTTGCGCCGGTCGGGCCAGTGTCACCCGTAGGACCGACCGGGCCAGTCGCGCCCGTATCGCCGGTTGCACCAGTCGGACCCGTGTCGCCGGTCGGGCCGGTGGGACCGGTCGCGCCCGTCGGGCCAGTTGCGCCGGTGTCGCCGGTTGCACCGGTCGGACCCGTATCGCCCGTGGCACCAGTGGGGCCAGTATCGCCAGTGGGTCCGGTCGGTCCGGTATCTCCGGTCGGGCCGGTATCCCCCGTAGGACCGGTATCGCCCGTGGGACCAGTATCCCCCGTAGGACCGGTATCGCCCGTGGGACCAGTATCCCCCGTAGGACCGGTATCGCCCGTGGGACCGGTATCGCCGGTCGCGCCAGTTTCCCCGGTCGGGCCAGTCGGGCCGACGATGCCGGTAAGGTCGTGCTTGGCCTTCTCGACTGCCAGAACCGCCTGGTCGAACGCCAGATAGGTCGGGCGCCCATCTTGCCGGTTGCGGTCGATCAGCGACTTGTTGCCACCGCCGAAGTTCACGCGGATACCGGCCATTGCCGACTGCGCCCAATCGGCATTGTAAAGGCCATCGACGAACAGGGTGACGGCCGCGCTGTTCGAGCTGCTGACCTGATATTCCAGCCCGCCGGCCAGATAATGATCGCCGCCGGAATAGCGGTGACCGGCCGAGATGCGGAAATTGTCAGAGGGATAGAACGCCAGGTCGACAATGTCGAAGGGACGCGTATCGATCGTGCCGGTTTCGACACCGGCAAGCGCTTCAAGGCTGAAGCGGTTCAGATAGACTTCGCCGCCCACGCCGATACGTGCGAGCGAATAGCTGGCCGAGGCGCCACCCTCATCAAGGCCGTTGAATGCGTTGGCCACCGAATAGCTGCCATAAAGGCCGATCGCGCCGACCTTGGGATCGCGCACATAGAACTGGCTGCCGATGCCGCCGAACAGAGCATCGTCGGTAACGGCCGTGCCCGCATCGATCTGCACGCGCATCGTATCGCCGACCGGCACCGCGATGGAGCCGACGAGCGAGCCTGCGCCCGAACCCTTGCCGAAAACGCCGCCGCTTACGCTCAACTGGCCGGTAATGCCGGGCTTGGCCGGCAGCACATCGACCGGCACTGGCGTTGCCGCCGCCTGGCCCGCCGGAACGGACGAAGCGGAAGCGCCGCTGCTTGCCAGCGTGGTGCCAGAAGGCGGCGCACCGGGAACCGAAGCGGTGCTGGGAGGAACCTGGCCGGCCTTTACCGACGCGATCTCCGCACGCATTTCCTGATTTTCGGCTTCAAGCTCTTCGATCTTGGCCTTCAACTCGCGAAGGACCGCCGCCACATCGTCCATGCTCTGAACATCCTGAGCAGACGCCTGTGCGGCATATGTGAAGAGCGACCCGCTGCAGAACAATGCAGCGACAAACCGTGATCGTTTCAAACCAAAAGCCCCCGTTTGAATTTGGTGTCTGAATATATGATAATTATGCGATATTTTGTAATATAATTACAGAAACTTCTTGTTTATGTTTTCTTTGGAACACAAAGTGCCATGATCTGCGCAGCAAAACCTAAATTTGCGTTTAGCCTGAACCAGATTTCCCCCACACCGCGGCCAGCATACTGACAGCGGTATAAGCAGCAGAAGTATAGAAACTCTTGTCGCGCGCAAGGGGAAAAATCATTTCAGGATAAGGCACTAGGGACGACTCTTGCCATCCGCAGCCTTTGCGTCCTCCTGACATGGAGCACGGTCTGCCCGGGTCTGACGTTCAAAGACAGGCGGTCAGGCCATGCCGGCCTGCCAGCGCTCCAGCTTGCGATAGATCGTGGATGGGCTGATCTGGAGATCGCGCGCCGCTTCGGTGACGTTGCCGCCACGGGCTGCAATGCTCGCTTCGATCACGATCCGCTCCACCTGTGACAGGCTCATCCCCTTGGCCGCAGAAGCAAGATCGACCGGGGGCGCTTCGTCGGGGTTCGCCTGTTCAACAACAGTCCCCAACGGCCGCAGCGCCTCGGCTTCCACTGCCACCTTCGGGGTTTCGCGCACCATCGGCGTTGCCTGGGTCTGGATGTCCAGCAGCGGGCCATCGCCCACTACCACGGCGCGGCGCACGCAATTCTGCAATTCGCGCACATTGCCGGGCCAGTTGTGGCGGCGCAAAGTCGCCAGGCCTTCCGGGGAAATGCCCTCAAGGTTGCGCCCTTCATCGGCGCCGAAACGCTCCATGAAGGCCTCTGCGATCAGCACCACATCCTCGCCGCGCTCGCGCAGGGGCGGCATTTCCAGGGGAATGACGTTGAGGCGATAGAACAGGTCTTCACGGAACCGGCCTTCGGCCACTTCGCGCATCGGATTGCGATTGGTCGCGCAGACGATCCGCACATCCACTGGCTCCGGCTTGCTGGAACCCACCTTCTGGATCATGCCTGACTGGAGAAAGCGCAGCAGCTTCACCTGCAGCTTCAGTTCCATCTCGCAGATTTCATCGAGGAACAATGTACCGCCATGGGCCTCGCGCGCAGCGCCGGCGCGATGCTCGATGGCGCCGGTGAACGCGCCCTTCACATGGCCGAACAGTTCCGATTCCAGCAGGTTCTCCGGGATCGCCCCGCAATTGATCGCCACAAACGGCCCGCGAGCGCGCCGCCCTGCGCGGTGGATCGCCTCTGCCGCAACTTCCTTGCCGGTTCCGCTTTCCCCGGTGATGAACACGGTGGCGTTGGAATCCGCGATATTCTCGATTTCGCGATAGACAGCCTGCATCACCGGCGAACGGCCAATGAAGCCCTGAAACCGGTCTCGCCTCGTCGCGCTTCGGGCGACTTTCACCTCGCGGGCAAGCTTGCCGCGCTCGGCCGCGTTGCGCACGGTGGTGACCAGCCTCTCGCCGGAAACGGGCTTTACCAGAAAGTCATAGGCACCCAGCCGCATGGCCGAAACTGCGCGAGAGAGCGAACCGTCGGCCGTGATCACGATCACGCTGGTCTCGCCAAGGCTGGCGCTATGGGCCTCGAGCAGATCCAGCCCGTTTCCGTCCGGAAGCTGCAAGTCCAACAGGATCGCATCAAAGCCAGCGCGAAACTGGATATCCGCCTCCGCCAGAGTGGAGGCCACCTGCACTTCGAAGCCAGCCTCGCTCAGCTGAGCGGCATAGCTCAACGCCAGCGAGGCCACATCCTCGACAATAAGAACGCGGGCGCCGCTCATCCTTCAAGCCTGAAGCGGACGCGGAACGTATCGTTGGTATCCTCGCGCAGGATCTGCCGCTTGTCGCCGAAATATTCGAGGCATCCTGCCAACAGGCCATGCGCGATATCGCCGAATGGCCGGTGCGATGCATATTCTACGGACATGGCCCCGCGATCCCACTTCGCACGTATGGTGGGCGGCTTTGCCCCGGGATGCATTACCTGCACATCGCGATGAATATGGTCGTCCACGTCAGTCAGCAAATCGTCCGCATTGTCATAGAGGACCATGATGGCACGGTGCTTGGCAATGAAATTGTGAAACAGGAACCTGCCAAAATCGCGTGACAGCGTGATCGGATCGAAACCCGAAATCGCAGCCGCAACTGCCAGCAGTTCGATTGCTTCGTCGGATGGATACTGCCCTTCCGCAGTATAGGCACCGCCGCTAGCAAGTTCCGCTTCGTCAATTACCGTCTCGACAAACACTGGACCGCCCGTCTCCTCAAGAAAAGACAGAAGGCTTCTAATAATTGCACCCTTCATTTTCGGTGTGTTCCGTTCTGCAAATTTGTTCTGCAGGACGAACAGCAAAAACCGTGCCGATCTGAATCGGCGGAATCCGGGTGCAAAAACCTTCGCAATCCTCGCATAACGCGAAATTCTTTGCATTTTGCGAATGGAGTTCTCGCGAAATGCGAGAAATGGCCATCCATCTCCTCGCAAAATGCAGAATCCGCTTATTTTGCGAATTGGCACGCCTCTTGAAACGATCCCGGCGAACTGCGGCGCGGATGCGCCTGATGGAGGCAGGATCGTGAAGTATCGCAAACAGATTGCCGCGCTCGCCATGATGACCCTGGCCAGCGCCTGCGCTGCCGGGCCAGCCCCGGCGAACCTTTCAGGCGCGAACTGGGCGCCCGGGCAATTTGCCGGGAAGGACCATCCCCAGGGCGACTGGGTTGCCCGGACGCCTGCGCCCGCTCTTTCTGCAAACTGCATGGTCCAGCAGCCGGGCGAGATCGCCGGGCTGCGCCCTGCCGTCTGGTCCGAAATGGAAGACAGCGCCGCGCCGCTCGCTCCGGGCGACCGGCTGAGGATCGACCTGCTGGGCGATGCGGACGGCCTGTCGGGCATCTATGTAATCGGCAGCGACGGCCGCCTTTCCGTAGCGGGCATCCCGCCGGTCGACGCCTCGGGCCAGTCCGAAACCGGACTGGCCGCCCTGCTGCGCGAACGGCTGGTGGCGGCTCAGATCGTACGCCCGCTGCGCAATGCGGTGACGGTGTCACTGGTGGAATCCGGCGGGATCGCAGCCGCAGTATCCGGCGCGGTGTTCCAGCCCGGCGCGGTGCGCGTGGGCGAAAGGTCCGCCGAAACCCGTGTCGGCCTCAAGGAAGGCATGGTGCGCGGCGATGACAATGCTTCGCGCACGGTGGGCGCGGCCATCCGCAATGCCGGCGGCGTGCGGCCGGATGCGGATGTGGCCCATGTCTATCTGTTGCGCGGCGGGGCCTATCTGGCGCTGGATCTGTCCGGCCTGGCTTCCGGCGCTGGCACATCCGACGTCATGCTGACTTCCGGCGACCGGATCGTAGTGCCCAGCCGCAATTGCTTTGACGAAACGCTGGTTCGCCCCGGCCCGCTGACCGCGCCCGGCATCCGCGTCTACATGTCGAACCTGACGCGCGGTGCCAACAACAATGCCGGTGCAGCCATTGGCAAGGAAAGCACGTCCCTGCCCTATGGCACGCGCTTGCTGCAGGCGCTGGTTTCCATGAATTGCGTGGGCGGCAGCTACATGACGTCCGACCGGCGCGCGGTCCTGATCTCCCGCAATCCGCTGAACGGCCAGAGCATCGTGGTGGAACGCGATGTCGAAAAGCTGATCCGCATGGCCAGCCGTGACGATGCGAACCCCTATCTCATGCCTGGCGACGCAATTGCCTGTTACGACAGCCGCTGG from the Erythrobacter sp. SG61-1L genome contains:
- a CDS encoding PAN domain-containing protein, translated to MNTIKPRLVAAFASLAIVAGAGLAVSGQAKSPEETITLYNGEGLTGVPVTISKDEANLQGVEASEGFDGTANDYAYSLKAVGRWQVCMDAGYTTDCMEVDGDVSNLGERGGSISSVRYVGPSNAVATASDEPKTKGKNKQTKPAKPAKTETSVAAAPAAPEWQPMFNTDLYGSDYHSINYSRPGSNWQMCKASCDGDRQCRAWTYVQPGRTEFGECFLKNEVPEMSESDCCVSGVKGAPSSTAMRGGEFGNGAVRRIGERSANALEDEVGRAAENAVRRGVGGLFDN
- a CDS encoding alpha/beta hydrolase, encoding MSDLGQKPAENVDFDLIATSYRSLTEPAAFDEMIAAWNRKLAAVEDEADWNEQRLGQDLFGHLSRLGSLAENTAAVAEDPIRQTVEATEVATMVQTPEGRVVAINDAGMALFGPLAGSIDPLDWLDATSTADLAALRRSAAENGNRQRAILRHAEMDGSTDQLVEAQVLKVPGSDTGFVTIRSLALPWSPGVGEALAEAFALTEAELDVLRLFYLSRDLDDVSLARGVSIKTVRTQFKTILMKTQARSQTNLLHLVAMLCARVAADRSGTEMGWSDPFGSEQIFTRPGGKKLAYSTIGPAHARPVLWVHGPGFNGIPPQSLIDRIITAGGRLILPCRPAYGNSERDHAQGIEEDQASALAELAEELGLQACLAVGTTCSAQALHLARDKVPHRIGTVVAISFSWKASSEEVRRLPAVHRTVYSLAQRAPSILRSICSVALRIIRRVGPDWYVQRAHSYSQANRACLRNPETQALLRSDCRMMLAQGTEGFISDLLLAYADTSGALTRSTSPTVWLMGELDQHLHLEEARLFCTRYPGISLKVLPGCSELMVYQRPELVADAIVEALCMRA
- a CDS encoding glycosyltransferase family 2 protein, which produces MKIAIYGICLNEAKFVDRFMDACAGADYVVIADTGSTDGTQDMFRARGAQVHQIKVQPWRFDHARNAALALVPEDADVCFALDIDEVLSGGWREKLEAAWVEGTTRGQYLLVYSHQADGSPGVQFLNARIHSRNGYFWRHICHEALYPDGVEDKFVVVEGLQVDHYPDLEKSRGAYLGMLERAVKAEPHEPRMAHYLAREYFYNRRYEEAIAEFQRYLDMNGHFTSERVASMIFIGKCLDGLGRDPLPWYHKAVAELPTVREPWIALAEAYYKLEDWPNCYAAAVKGLSLSPPPDRHVRDPRCYGATPDDLAALGAWNIGLHEVATRHARAALAYAPEDERLRNNLKFMEDFLEDRKEPQFEPH
- a CDS encoding glycosyltransferase; translation: MKIAVYAISKNEEGFVERFCQSAADADYIVIADTGSDDDTVRLAEEQGASVYRICIAPWRFDHARNAALALVPADADICIALDLDEVMMPGWRDEIEKTWTADATRMRYQFDWSLGVRYQANKVHKRQGYHWRHPCHEVLEPDRRMQEVFCVSDMTLITHLPDPTKPRGQYLDLLRLARAEDPACTRTAFYLAREFTYHAQWDEAVEALQEYLAMPETWVLERCWAMRLLGKAYHVQGKDEDARQWYIRAVGEAAWSREPWADLAAFAYDLKDWNTCYFAAKSGLAVARRTNTYIDRPEVWGHRLYDTAALGAYHIGLYDEAVSLGMQACEMSPDDDRLASNLAFYREKSPSLSA
- a CDS encoding sigma-54 dependent transcriptional regulator — encoded protein: MSGARVLIVEDVASLALSYAAQLSEAGFEVQVASTLAEADIQFRAGFDAILLDLQLPDGNGLDLLEAHSASLGETSVIVITADGSLSRAVSAMRLGAYDFLVKPVSGERLVTTVRNAAERGKLAREVKVARSATRRDRFQGFIGRSPVMQAVYREIENIADSNATVFITGESGTGKEVAAEAIHRAGRRARGPFVAINCGAIPENLLESELFGHVKGAFTGAIEHRAGAAREAHGGTLFLDEICEMELKLQVKLLRFLQSGMIQKVGSSKPEPVDVRIVCATNRNPMREVAEGRFREDLFYRLNVIPLEMPPLRERGEDVVLIAEAFMERFGADEGRNLEGISPEGLATLRRHNWPGNVRELQNCVRRAVVVGDGPLLDIQTQATPMVRETPKVAVEAEALRPLGTVVEQANPDEAPPVDLASAAKGMSLSQVERIVIEASIAARGGNVTEAARDLQISPSTIYRKLERWQAGMA
- a CDS encoding heme NO-binding domain-containing protein, with protein sequence MQFAERAGAGVRATQSPWGWSFPANCPGAQFAPERFAGAGPAAQALARVIMASAAICLRYFTILPPSGASAPQFAGIVSRGVPIRKISGFCILRGDGWPFLAFRENSIRKMQRISRYARIAKVFAPGFRRFRSARFLLFVLQNKFAERNTPKMKGAIIRSLLSFLEETGGPVFVETVIDEAELASGGAYTAEGQYPSDEAIELLAVAAAISGFDPITLSRDFGRFLFHNFIAKHRAIMVLYDNADDLLTDVDDHIHRDVQVMHPGAKPPTIRAKWDRGAMSVEYASHRPFGDIAHGLLAGCLEYFGDKRQILREDTNDTFRVRFRLEG
- a CDS encoding polysaccharide biosynthesis/export family protein, which translates into the protein MVQQPGEIAGLRPAVWSEMEDSAAPLAPGDRLRIDLLGDADGLSGIYVIGSDGRLSVAGIPPVDASGQSETGLAALLRERLVAAQIVRPLRNAVTVSLVESGGIAAAVSGAVFQPGAVRVGERSAETRVGLKEGMVRGDDNASRTVGAAIRNAGGVRPDADVAHVYLLRGGAYLALDLSGLASGAGTSDVMLTSGDRIVVPSRNCFDETLVRPGPLTAPGIRVYMSNLTRGANNNAGAAIGKESTSLPYGTRLLQALVSMNCVGGSYMTSDRRAVLISRNPLNGQSIVVERDVEKLIRMASRDDANPYLMPGDAIACYDSRWTNLSEALGMVSNLVNTATPAIIVSQVGK